A DNA window from Clostridium botulinum BKT015925 contains the following coding sequences:
- a CDS encoding replication initiator protein A: MGNMKKKIINENTTVVDNNIIESPLFISSKREITTLGTLESFCTNKNVQNVIEVMKEGFKKSPVPIDYRNAPVVYRKWVDSRGLERELLVTYEIPDMTTMDVWNALIGLYIQKMSPIQFDTTKSTYELDADEMEFTLYELAKFMNKSIGGSNLNTLTKEIIRLNNAKYYSFSNGVIFNKKKEKYIKSKTRGMSLIVDCSFESERKAKNEKFDSESKCKVQFNKLIIDNIRYQYIKYINPKEYFALPSKGITRRLYVYLKGNSHMSDGKKYTYIKRGLGMLRNKLPMYEHQPSKIKERLKSPLKNLIKNGMITDYFYGDEDIINEKERCIYFIFKGKKDDVINNLRKKYQEKQLQLEIALDEVREENKFEMKIPEDLDKALEGIGFNNKAINKLHAEYDKWHIIKYVIWLQYEQFKNNKVIQNSAGLLRFALMGNVNLDITNKDIVQFVENEKKKFEESKLSRQEILENAYDKYVDDEIEKFKKEDGGTIYDIVYQNTLINIETQLDSQIAQLKLLQKNEGVEMPSLKLWEEFKKKKDKSELFKKNFINSIKMFRGIKTLEEFEIEFDKK; encoded by the coding sequence ATGGGTAATATGAAAAAGAAAATTATAAATGAAAATACTACTGTTGTAGATAATAATATTATTGAATCTCCTCTTTTTATATCTAGTAAAAGGGAAATAACTACATTAGGTACATTGGAATCTTTTTGTACAAATAAAAATGTGCAAAACGTAATAGAAGTTATGAAGGAAGGATTTAAAAAGTCTCCCGTACCAATAGATTATCGTAATGCGCCTGTTGTATATCGAAAATGGGTAGATAGTAGAGGATTAGAAAGAGAACTATTAGTGACATATGAAATTCCAGATATGACAACTATGGATGTGTGGAATGCACTGATAGGTTTATACATTCAAAAAATGTCTCCTATTCAATTCGATACTACTAAAAGCACATATGAATTAGATGCCGATGAAATGGAATTTACATTATATGAATTAGCTAAATTCATGAATAAATCTATTGGTGGTAGTAACTTAAATACATTAACAAAAGAGATCATAAGACTTAATAATGCTAAATATTATAGTTTCTCAAATGGAGTTATTTTTAATAAAAAGAAAGAAAAGTATATAAAATCTAAAACTAGAGGAATGTCTTTAATCGTGGACTGCTCGTTTGAAAGTGAAAGAAAAGCCAAAAATGAGAAATTTGATTCTGAGTCAAAGTGCAAAGTCCAGTTTAACAAATTGATAATAGATAATATTAGGTATCAATACATTAAATATATCAATCCTAAAGAATATTTTGCATTGCCTTCCAAAGGAATTACTAGAAGACTTTATGTGTATTTAAAGGGAAATTCACATATGAGTGATGGTAAAAAGTATACATACATAAAAAGAGGATTGGGTATGTTAAGAAATAAGCTACCTATGTACGAACATCAACCATCTAAAATTAAAGAACGTTTAAAATCACCTTTAAAAAATTTAATAAAAAACGGTATGATAACAGACTATTTTTACGGGGATGAAGATATTATAAACGAAAAAGAACGGTGTATTTATTTTATCTTCAAAGGTAAAAAAGATGACGTTATTAACAATTTACGCAAAAAGTACCAGGAAAAACAATTGCAATTAGAAATAGCCTTAGATGAAGTTAGAGAAGAAAATAAGTTTGAAATGAAAATACCTGAAGATTTAGATAAGGCATTAGAGGGAATAGGATTCAATAATAAGGCTATAAATAAGCTACATGCAGAGTATGATAAATGGCATATTATCAAGTATGTAATCTGGTTGCAATATGAGCAATTTAAAAATAATAAAGTTATTCAGAATTCAGCAGGACTATTAAGATTTGCATTAATGGGTAATGTAAATTTAGACATAACAAATAAGGATATAGTTCAATTTGTCGAAAATGAAAAGAAAAAATTTGAGGAAAGTAAATTATCTCGTCAAGAGATACTAGAAAATGCATATGACAAGTATGTAGACGATGAAATAGAAAAATTCAAAAAAGAAGACGGTGGAACGATATACGATATAGTTTATCAAAATACATTAATCAACATAGAAACCCAACTAGATTCTCAAATAGCCCAGCTTAAATTATTACAGAAAAACGAAGGTGTAGAAATGCCAAGTTTAAAACTTTGGGAAGAATTTAAGAAAAAGAAAGATAAATCAGAGTTGTTTAAAAAGAATTTTATAAATAGTATTAAAATGTTTAGAGGAATTAAAACTTTGGAAGAATTTGAGATAGAGTTTGATAAAAAGTAA
- a CDS encoding response regulator transcription factor — MNLKTQNKILIADDDDDIRQILEILFTGEGYSVITAKNGNEAIEKVDDTLDIVILDVDMPEKSGFIASMEIRKKSFVPILFLTAYSQESDKTIGYSAGADDYVTKPFSHSELLLKVKALLRRYQIYQPQTKIQSSKIVIQGLTVDIETQTVLCDGKHIPLTHTEYKILELLITNRKRIFSINHIYNSVWQDDIVADSAVMVHIKNLRKKIENDTRNPKYIKTAWGKGYYID; from the coding sequence ATGAATTTGAAAACACAAAATAAGATTTTAATCGCAGATGATGATGATGACATTAGACAAATACTTGAAATATTATTTACAGGGGAAGGCTATAGTGTCATTACTGCCAAGAATGGTAATGAAGCTATTGAAAAAGTAGATGATACTTTAGATATTGTTATACTAGACGTAGATATGCCTGAAAAATCTGGATTTATTGCAAGTATGGAAATTAGGAAAAAGTCTTTTGTACCTATTTTATTCTTAACTGCCTATTCCCAAGAATCTGACAAAACAATAGGATACTCTGCTGGTGCAGATGATTATGTAACAAAACCATTTTCTCATTCAGAATTATTGCTTAAAGTAAAAGCATTACTTAGGCGTTATCAAATTTATCAACCTCAGACTAAGATACAATCATCAAAAATAGTGATTCAAGGATTAACCGTTGATATAGAAACACAAACAGTTTTATGCGACGGAAAGCATATTCCACTTACTCATACGGAATATAAAATTTTAGAATTATTAATTACCAATCGTAAAAGAATATTTTCTATTAACCATATTTATAACAGTGTATGGCAAGACGATATAGTTGCAGACAGTGCTGTAATGGTTCATATTAAAAATCTCAGAAAAAAAATAGAAAATGATACAAGAAATCCAAAATATATTAAAACAGCTTGGGGAAAGGGGTATTATATTGATTAA
- a CDS encoding HAMP domain-containing protein — MIKPYKIPKLALEFIGYLVISVIIAIFNFAFLYSISISFVKKLIEKGYYSPYTISDPKLIYWLKLSCILTALVIFFIFFIFFLGEKISYILYITKSIQILKSGNLTFRIESVGNNELSKLADTINSFSIALQNHMQNEVTNSYK; from the coding sequence TTGATTAAGCCATACAAGATACCTAAATTAGCTTTAGAGTTTATAGGATATTTGGTTATCTCAGTTATTATAGCAATATTCAACTTTGCCTTTTTATATTCTATTTCTATTTCTTTTGTAAAAAAACTAATTGAAAAAGGATATTATAGTCCATATACTATATCAGATCCAAAACTTATATATTGGTTAAAGTTAAGTTGTATTTTGACTGCATTAGTTATCTTTTTTATATTTTTTATATTCTTTTTAGGTGAAAAGATCTCATATATTTTATACATAACTAAATCTATACAAATATTAAAAAGCGGTAATTTAACATTTCGAATAGAAAGTGTAGGAAATAATGAACTTTCAAAACTAGCTGATACAATTAATAGTTTTTCTATTGCTTTACAAAATCATATGCAAAATGAGGTAACTAACAGTTACAAATAA
- a CDS encoding RNA-guided endonuclease InsQ/TnpB family protein, translated as MIKAVKIRLFPTKEQEVLMFKSCGVARFTYNWGLNRWNEIYKSGEKPNKIKVRTEFNNTLKKDDNYKWLKEVSGQVTAKSFDDLKDGFDRFFKGLSGYPKFKTKKKSKKSFYVRYDSIKFKDHKVNFEKIGKVKYNTNYKIPNLSKYNNPRCHFDGKYWYLTLGFEHNENQVGLNKDLSIGIDLGVKDFAVVNCLDKPIKNINKSVKIRKLKKRLKRLQRQVSRKYLMNKQNNKFIKTNNIIKLEHEIRLIYRKLNNIRNNHIHQTTNKIIKLKPHRVVMEDLNIQGMMKNKHLSKAIQEQCFYEFIRQMKYKCEWNNIKFIQVDRFYPSSKTCSCCGNVKKDLKLSDRVYKCDKCGLVIDRDYNASINLSNYKIA; from the coding sequence ATGATAAAAGCAGTGAAAATTAGATTATTTCCAACCAAAGAACAAGAAGTATTGATGTTTAAATCCTGTGGTGTTGCTAGATTTACTTATAATTGGGGACTTAATAGATGGAATGAAATTTATAAAAGTGGTGAAAAGCCTAATAAAATTAAAGTCAGAACCGAGTTTAATAATACTTTAAAAAAAGATGACAATTATAAATGGTTAAAAGAAGTAAGTGGTCAAGTAACAGCAAAATCCTTTGACGATTTAAAAGATGGATTTGATAGATTTTTTAAAGGATTATCAGGATATCCTAAATTTAAGACTAAAAAGAAATCTAAAAAATCTTTTTATGTTAGATATGATTCTATCAAATTTAAAGATCATAAAGTTAATTTTGAGAAAATAGGTAAGGTCAAATATAATACCAATTACAAAATACCTAATTTATCAAAATACAACAATCCAAGATGTCATTTTGACGGGAAGTATTGGTATTTAACATTAGGATTTGAACATAACGAAAATCAAGTTGGATTAAATAAGGATTTAAGTATTGGTATAGATTTAGGAGTTAAAGATTTTGCTGTTGTTAACTGCTTAGATAAACCTATAAAAAACATTAATAAATCTGTTAAAATTAGAAAATTAAAAAAGAGATTAAAAAGACTACAAAGACAAGTAAGTAGAAAATACTTAATGAATAAGCAAAATAACAAATTTATTAAAACTAATAATATTATTAAATTAGAACATGAAATAAGACTTATTTATAGAAAACTTAATAATATTAGAAATAACCACATACATCAAACTACAAATAAAATAATAAAATTAAAGCCACACAGAGTGGTAATGGAAGACTTAAATATTCAAGGAATGATGAAAAACAAACATCTATCAAAAGCAATACAAGAACAATGTTTTTATGAATTTATAAGACAAATGAAGTATAAATGTGAATGGAACAATATAAAATTCATACAAGTAGATAGATTTTATCCAAGTAGTAAAACTTGTTCATGTTGTGGCAATGTTAAGAAGGATTTAAAGTTATCTGATAGAGTTTATAAGTGTGATAAATGTGGTTTAGTTATTGATAGAGATTATAATGCTAGTATTAATCTTAGTAATTATAAAATAGCATAA
- a CDS encoding sensor histidine kinase, whose amino-acid sequence MNNTYRIYIFITFYKFYATDKLKREKENLIKSLSHDIRTPLTAIISYSDFIKNKRYNSNEKLESYIEIIQNKAYQIQELTNLLLNTDIKPPNSDNTPLLEGKLMFEQFISEFVSALEDENFEVEIDRLALVDFKAKFDVQDISRIFDNIYSNIIKYASNLGKIQLEIFIEDNNLVFTQTNVIKDKIPNNIESHGIGLNNINKIVKSYNGEMKYILTQKIYKIEIKIPL is encoded by the coding sequence ATGAACAACACATATAGAATTTATATATTTATAACTTTTTATAAGTTTTATGCAACGGATAAGCTAAAAAGAGAAAAAGAGAACTTGATTAAGTCACTATCTCATGATATTAGAACACCTCTTACAGCAATTATATCTTATTCAGATTTTATAAAAAATAAAAGATATAATAGTAATGAAAAACTTGAAAGTTATATTGAAATAATACAAAATAAGGCTTATCAAATACAAGAATTAACAAATTTGCTGTTAAATACAGATATAAAACCTCCTAACTCCGATAATACTCCTCTTTTAGAAGGTAAATTAATGTTTGAACAGTTCATTAGTGAATTTGTCAGTGCTTTAGAAGATGAGAATTTTGAGGTAGAAATAGATAGACTTGCCTTAGTTGATTTTAAAGCTAAATTTGATGTTCAGGATATATCTAGAATATTTGATAATATTTATTCCAATATTATCAAATATGCAAGTAACCTGGGAAAAATACAACTTGAGATTTTTATTGAAGATAATAATCTTGTATTTACTCAGACAAACGTTATTAAAGATAAAATTCCTAATAATATTGAAAGTCATGGTATAGGTCTTAATAATATTAATAAAATTGTGAAAAGCTATAACGGTGAAATGAAGTATATTTTAACTCAGAAGATATACAAAATAGAAATTAAAATTCCATTATAA